The sequence ACGGCAAGCGGGTCCAGGCCCTCGGCGGCGCCAAGAACCACATGCTGGTCCTGCCGGACGCCGACCTGGACGCGGCGGCGGACGCGGCCGTGAGCGCGGCCTACGGCTCGGCGGGCGAGCGCTGCATGGCCATCTCGGCCGTCGTCGCGGTCGGCTCGATCGGCGACCAGCTGGTCGACAAGATCCGCGAGCGCGCCGAGAAGATCAAGATCGGCCCCGGCAACGACCCGACGTCCGAGATGGGCCCGCTGATCACCGCCGCCCACCGCGACAAGGTGGCCTCGTACGTCGCGGGTGCCGGCGCCGAGGGCGCCGAGGTGGTCCTGGACGGCACCGGCTACACGGTCGAGGGCTTCGAGGACGGCCACTGGATCGGCATCTCGCTGCTCGACAGGGTGCCGACCAGCGCCAAGGCCTACCAGGACGAGATCTTCGGCCCCGTGCTGTGCGTGCTGCGCGCCGAGACGTACGAGGAGGGCCTGGCCCTCATCAACGCCTCACCGTTCGGCAACGGCACCGCGATCTTCACCCGGGACGGCGGCGCGGCCCGCCGCTTCCAGCTCGAGGTCGAGGCCGGCATGGTCGGCGTGAACGTGCCGATCCCGGTGCCGGTGGGCTACCACTCCTTCGGCGGCTGGAAGGACTCGCTCTTCGGCGACCACCACATCTACGGCAACGACGGCACGCACTTCTACACCCGCGGCAAGGTCGTCACCACGCGCTGGCCCGACCCGGCCGACGCCCCGGCGGGCGTGGACCTGGGCTTCCCGCGCAACCACTGAGGGCCTCGCAGGGCCTGACGGGGCCGTCCGCTATGCGGACGGCCCTGTTTTTTTGCGGGGACGCCCTGCGATTCTCGTACAGCCCCAAGGGCCCGCGTATGTGGACCGTTGATACGGGAATCGGTTTTCGATCGCCTTATTGCTGCGGATTTCGTAGGTGAACACCCATTGACGTGGCGGTTTTCGTCGGGGTTCTCTATGCACCGCCGGGAGCGGACAAGACGAACGCACCACGATCCGCCGGAGGCGATAGCGCTCCCGACCCCACCCTCAGTCGCACGAGTCGATCGGAACCGCCGTATGACCGACACGCTCCCCCCTGTCGACACAGCCGTCACGGCCGCTTCTGACAGCCCTCAGAAACTCAAGCGGTCCATCGGCGTCGTCGGCGGCACCCTGCTCACGCTCTCGTGCGTCACGCCCGCCTCGACGCTCTTCGTGATCGTGCCCGATCTGTTCTCCAGCCTGGGCACCGCGACGGCCCTGTGCCTCGCCATCGGCGCACTGCTCTGCATCCCCGTGGCCTTCTGCTATTCGGAGCTGGGCACCCTCGTCCCCAGCGCCGGCGGCGAGTACGCCATCGTCTCCACGCTGGCCGGGCGGCTCGCCGGCTGGCTGGCCTTCGTGATGTCCCTGCTCGTCGTGATGATCGTCCCTCCGGTCATCGCCATGGGCACCGCCGACTACCTCGCCCCGGTCGTCCACCTCGACCCGTCCCTCACGGGCGCCGGCGTGATGCTCGCGGCCACCCTCGCCGGCCTGCTGGACCTGCGCGCCAACGCCTGGATCACCGGCATCTTCCTGGTCCTGGAGGTCGTCGCCGCCGGTGTCGTCGCCCTGCTCGGCTTCACCCACACCCACCGGGGCGTCGGCAGCCTCGGCTCGATGCAGATCGCCGGCGAGCACGCACACGTGAGCCCCGTGACGGCCATGATGGTGCTCTCCGGGCTCGCCATCGCCCTCTTCGCCACCCAGGGCTTCTCCACCGCGATCTACCTCTCCGAGGAACTGGAGAACCCGCGCCGCAGCGTCGCCCGCACGGTCCTCGCCACGCTCGCCATCTCCAGCGTGGTCATCCTGGTGCCGGTCGTGGCGATCACCCTGGGCGCCGGTGACCTGAAGACCCTGACCGGCGGCGACATCAGCAGCATGGTCATCGCCTGGAGCAACTCGGCCGTCGGCACCTTCGTCAGCCTCTGCGTCGCCCTCGCGATCATCAACGCGGGCATCGTCATGGTCATCCAGAACTCCCGCGTCCTGTTCGCCTCCGCCCGCGACAAGGCCTGGCCCTCGCCGGTCAACAACGCCCTGGCCAGGCTCGGCCGGTTCGGCTCCCCGTGGGTCGCCACCCTCGTCGTCGGCGTGCCGGGCGCCTTCCTCTGCTTCGTGAACCTGGACACGCTGTACGGCGTCACCGGGGTCGCCGTCACCGGCCTGTACCTGCTGGTCGCCATCGCGGCGCTGTTCGCCCGGCGCGGGGCGCACGGCGGCCGGACGGCCTGGCGGATGCCGCTGTGGCCCGCGATGCCGGTCCTGCTCATCGCGGTCCTCGTCTACATCCTCGTGGAGCAGGACCCCTCGTACCTGCTGTGGACCGGCGCCATCACCGCCGTCGCCACCCTCTACTGGGCCTTCTACCTGCGCCCGCGCCGCGAGACCCGCTGGCTGGTGTCGATCCCGGAGGACGCCGTGGAGTGACGGCCGGCCGCGGGCCCGCACCCCTGACGAACCAGGCGGATCCGGCGGGGCCGTGACCCCGCCGTACCGCGTCCGAAGTACGTCCCGCAGGCCCGTACTCCCCAGGGAGGGGCCGGGGTTCACCCCGGGGGATCCGTCGGTTGTCAGTGCGGGCCCGTACCGTTGAGGGCATGGATCTTCGCCGGCTCTCGGTGCGAGGGCTGCTCAAAGGACCGCGGCGGCTGATGGCCGCCGCGGCCGCCGTTGTGGTGCTCGCCGGGGCCGGCACCTGGACGGCCGCCGCCTCCGGCGGCCCGCCGCGGGTGCACCGCACCGACCAGGTCATGGCGGTCGACGGCGTCCGCCTGGACACCTCGTTCTTCACCCCGGCCGGCCCCGGCCGCCACCCCGCCGTCCTGCTGGCGCACGGCTTCGGCGGCAGCAAGGACGACATGCGCGGCCAGGCCGAGGACCTCGCCCGCGACGGCTACGCGGTCCTGACCTGGTCCGCGCGCGGCTTCGGCAGGTCCACCGGAAAGGTCGGGCTCAACGACCCCAGGGCCGAGGTCGCCGATGTCTCCCGGCTCATCGACTGGCTCGCGCGGCGGCCCCAGGTCCAGCTCGACAAACCCGGCGACCCGCGCGTGGGCGTGGCCGGCGGCTCGTACGGCGGCGCGATCTCCCTGCTCGCCGCCGGATACGACCACCGGGTGGACGCCATCGCCCCGGCCATCACGTACTGGAACCTCGCGGAGGCCCTCTTCCCGAACGGCGTGTTCAAGAAGCTGTGGGCCGGCGTCTTCTTCAACACCGCCGGCGGCTGCGCCCGCTTCGAGCCCGAGCTGTGCCGGATGTACGACAGGGTCGCCGAGTCCGGCACCCCGGACCAGGCCGCCCGCACCCTCCTGGAGGAACGCTCCCCGTCCGCGGTCGCCGCCCGCATCAAGGTGCCCACTTTGCTGGTGCAGGGCCAGACCGACTCGCTGTTCACCCTTGACCAGGCCGACGCCGCCGAGAAGGCGATCCGCGCGGGCGGCGCCCCCGTGGACGTCGACTGGATCGCGGGCGGCCACGACGGCGGCGACATGGAGAGCGGCCGCGTCCAGGCCCGCGTGCGCGCGTGGTTCGACCGCTATCTGAAGGGCGAGAAGAACGCCGGCACCGGCCCGGCCTTCCGGATCACCCGCACCGGCGGCGTCCGCTCCAACGACGGCACGGCGCAACTGCGCGGCGCGAGCGCGGACGCCTACCCCGGCCTGCACGACCACCCGCGGTCCGTCGCCCTGACCGGCGGCACCCAGAAGGTCGCCAACCCGGCCGGCGCCAGCCCGCCCGGCGTCTCCGCCCTGCCCGGCCTCGGCGGCTCCGGCGGCCTGTCCCAGCTGTCCGCGCTCGGCGTCGGCGTCTCCCTCGACTTCCCCGGCCAGTACGCGAAGTTCGACTCCGCCCCGCTGACCAGGGACCTGCAGATCACCGGTGCCCCCACGGCCACCGTCCACATCACCTCGCCCGGCGACGACGCCGTCCTGTTCGGCAAGGTCTACGACGTCGGCCCCGACGGCACCCGGCAGGTGCTGCCGTCCCAGCTGGTCGCGCCCTTCCGGGTGACCGGAGCCAGGGCCGGCAAGGACGTCACCCTCACCCTCCCGGCGATCGACCACGACGTGCAGAAGGGCCACCGGCTGCGCCTGGTCCTCGCCTCCACCGACCTCGGCTACGCCTCCCCGGCCGCCCCGGCCACCTACACCGTCTCCCTGAAGGGCGCCCTGAGCGTGCCGACGGCCCCCGCCGTCCGCACCGCCGCGGCACCCCTGCCGGCCTGGGTCTGGTGGCTGCCCGCGGCCGGCGCGGCCCTCGCGCTCGCCCTGCTGCTCACCGGCCGCCGCCGTACGGCCACCCCCGCACCCGACCCGGAGCTGGCCGAAGTCCCGCTGGTGATCAAGGACTTGAGCAAGCGCTACGCGAAGTCCACCGACCGGTACGCGGTGCGCGAGCTGTCCTTCCGGGTGGAGCGTGGCCAGGTGCTCGGCCTGCTCGGGCCCAACGGCGCGGGCAAGACCACCACCCTGCGGATGCTGATGGGCCTGATCACCCCGGACGACGGCGAGATAAGGGTCTTCGGCCATGCCGTCCGGCCCGGCGCGCCCGTGCTCTCCCGGGTCGGCGCCTTCGTGGAAGGCGCGGGCTTCCTGCCGCACCTGTCCGGCCGGGAGAACCTGGAGCTGTACTGGCGAGCCACCGGCCGCCCGCCCGAGGACGCCCACCTGGACGAGGCCCTGGAGATCGCCGGGCTCGGCGACGCGCTCGCCCGCGCGGTGCGCACCTACTCCCAGGGCATGCGTCAGCGCCTCGCCATCGCCCAGGCCATGCTCGGCCTGCCCGACCTGCTCATCCTCGACGAGCCCACCAACGGCCTCGACCCGCCCCAGATCCGCGAGATGCGCGAGGTGATGATCCGCTACGCGGCCGGCGGCCGTACGGTGATCGTCTCCAGCCATCTCCTCGCCGAGGTCGAGCAGTCCTGCACCCATCTGGTGGTGATGGACCGCGGCCGGCTCGTCCAGGCGGGCCCGGTCCGGGAGATCACCGGCTCCGGCGACACCCTGCTGGTCGGCACCGCCACGCCCGTGCAGGACCCGGTGGTGGAGAAGGTGGACGCGCTGCCCGGCGTCGCCTCCGCCGTGCGCACCGACGACGGACTGCTGGTCCGGCTCGAGCCGGGCGGCACGGCCGAGCGGCTGGTCGTGGAGCTGGTGCGCCTCGATGTGCCCGTCGCCTCGGTCGGCCCGCACCGCCGCCTGGAAGACGCCTTCCTGACCCTGATAGGAGGTTCCGCATGAGCACGCTCACCGAGGTTGCCTCCGGCTATCAGACCCGGCACACCCTGCCCCTGCGGGTCGAACTGGTCCGCCAGCTCAAGCGGCGCCGCACCCTGGTCATGGGCGCGATCCTCACCCTGCTGCCCTTCGTGCTGCTGATCGCCTTCGCGATCGGCACCCCGCACGACCGGGGCGGCCAGATCACCCTGATGGACACGGCCACCGCCTCGGGCGCCAACTTCGCCGCGGTGAACCTGTTCGTGTCGGTGGGCTTCCTGCTGGTGATCCCGGTCGCCCTGTTCTGCGGGGACACGGTCGCCTCCGAGGCCGGCTGGTCCTCGCTGCGCTATCTGCTCGCCGCGCCCGTGCCCCGGGCCCGGCTGCTGTGGTCCAAGCTCGTCGTGGCGCTCGGGCTCAGCCTCGCCGCGATGGTGCTGCTCCCGGTCGTGGCGCTCGCCGTCGGCACCGCGGCCTACGGCTGGGGCCCGCTGCAGATCCCCACCGGCGGCGCGCTCGACACCGGTACGGCGGTGCAGCGGCTCGTGGTGACCGTGGCGTACGTCTTCGTGTCCCAACTCGTCACCGCCGGGCTCGCGTTCTGGCTGTCCACGAAGACGGACGCCCCGCTCGGCGCGGTCGGCGGCGCGGTCGGCCTGACCATCGTGGGCAACGTCCTGGACGCGGTCACCGCCCTCGGCCACTGGCGCGACTTCCTGCCCGCGCACTGGCAGTTCGCCTGGGCCGACGCCGTCCAGCCGCACGCCGAGTGGTCCGGCATGATCCAGGGCAGCGCGATCTCCGTCACCTACGCGCTGGTGCTGTTCGCACTGGCCTTCAGAGGCTTTGCCCGCAAGGACGTGGTCTCGTAGAGAATCTCCGCCATGACCGGTGATCAAGAAGAGCGAGAAGAGCGAGAAGGACAGGCAGAGCCAGAAGGACAGGCAGAGCGAGAAGAGCGAGCCGACGCGGACCGCATATTCGTCCGCAGCAAGTGGGGTACGAACCGCTACGTCTACAACCCGGACAACCCCGTCGGCATGGCCCTCATCGTCGCCACCCTGCTGTTCGCCGCCGGCGCCCTGTGGGTGCTGCACCACTCCGGCGGCCCCGGTTCCGGCTCCTGGGACGGGGACGACCTGCGCAGCGCGGTCACGACGGCGACGGACGAGCTGTCGAAGGAAGCCGATCTGGGACCCGGTTCGGGGGACTACGACGCCATCCTGCGCGAGCAGATCGCCAAGGACGGCAACGGCCCCGAGGACGCCCTGTCCGTCACGCTCGCCTCCGCGGAGCCCGAGTCGAAGATGTTCAGCGGCGGCCTGGAGCAGGCCTGGTACTCCGTCACCGCCCACGGCACGGACACCGCGTTCTGCCTGGACGTCCAGGGCATGAAGCTCAAGGCGCGGGTGGGCTACGACCCCCTCACCATCACCGTGACCGACGGCGCGTGCACGGCCCGTTGACCTTGCGGGCTCGGCGGAGATCGTCAGGGATGCCGGGCAACACGAACACGAACGGCGGGTCACCGGAGTACCGGTGACCCGCCGTTCGCGGAGCGGGATCGCTCAGCCCTTGTTGTCGCTCTGGGTGGACAGGGCGGAGACGTCGTCCAGGATGTGCGAGAGCGGCTCGTCGCCCTTGGCCTGGGTGGAGTTCTCGGTGCACTGCTGGTTCTGCGGCGCGGACAGGACCGGGATGTCCTGGACGCCGACGTTGACCGCGGCGAGGATCGACTGGGCGTTGAGCTTCGCCGGCAGACCGATGCACGGCTTGTTCAGCGAGCCCTGGATCAGCGAGAGCTGCGGGCTCATGTCACCGAAAGTGGCGGAGTTGCCGAACTCCTGCTTGGCGCCGTTGCCGCTGAACGACGTGGTGCCGTGGTCGTTACCGATGGCGAGGGCCTGAGGGGCCGCCGCACCGGCGATACCGGCGACGGAGGCGGCAACAGCCGCGGTTGCCCACAGCTTCTTCATGATCGTTCCCTTTCGAAAGGCGGACTCCGGGGAGGAGCTGCGTGATCGTCAACGCTGTTCCCTTGCCCGGGGTTGCTCCCCTTGCCCCGAACGGACCAGCGCGGTCCGATGAGTGCACAAGCGCTGCTTACGGTCGGGGAAGGCGTGCGCGGCGGACAGGCCGAAGGGCCGCCGGGAGGCCGACGGCCCTTCGGGGCGTACCCATTCGGGCCCGGGGGGTCTCCGGGTCAGTGCTTGTCGTTGTCGGTCTGGGAGGCCAGGAGGGAGATGTCGTCCAGGATGTGCGAGAGCGGCTCGTCGCCCTTGGCCTGGGTGGAGTTCTCGGTGCACTGCTGGTTCTGCGGCGCGGACAGGATCGGGATGTCCTGGACGCCGACGTTGACGAAAGAGGCCAGCGACTGGGCGTTGAGCTTCGCCGGCA comes from Streptomyces sp. FXJ1.172 and encodes:
- a CDS encoding CocE/NonD family hydrolase, with the protein product MDLRRLSVRGLLKGPRRLMAAAAAVVVLAGAGTWTAAASGGPPRVHRTDQVMAVDGVRLDTSFFTPAGPGRHPAVLLAHGFGGSKDDMRGQAEDLARDGYAVLTWSARGFGRSTGKVGLNDPRAEVADVSRLIDWLARRPQVQLDKPGDPRVGVAGGSYGGAISLLAAGYDHRVDAIAPAITYWNLAEALFPNGVFKKLWAGVFFNTAGGCARFEPELCRMYDRVAESGTPDQAARTLLEERSPSAVAARIKVPTLLVQGQTDSLFTLDQADAAEKAIRAGGAPVDVDWIAGGHDGGDMESGRVQARVRAWFDRYLKGEKNAGTGPAFRITRTGGVRSNDGTAQLRGASADAYPGLHDHPRSVALTGGTQKVANPAGASPPGVSALPGLGGSGGLSQLSALGVGVSLDFPGQYAKFDSAPLTRDLQITGAPTATVHITSPGDDAVLFGKVYDVGPDGTRQVLPSQLVAPFRVTGARAGKDVTLTLPAIDHDVQKGHRLRLVLASTDLGYASPAAPATYTVSLKGALSVPTAPAVRTAAAPLPAWVWWLPAAGAALALALLLTGRRRTATPAPDPELAEVPLVIKDLSKRYAKSTDRYAVRELSFRVERGQVLGLLGPNGAGKTTTLRMLMGLITPDDGEIRVFGHAVRPGAPVLSRVGAFVEGAGFLPHLSGRENLELYWRATGRPPEDAHLDEALEIAGLGDALARAVRTYSQGMRQRLAIAQAMLGLPDLLILDEPTNGLDPPQIREMREVMIRYAAGGRTVIVSSHLLAEVEQSCTHLVVMDRGRLVQAGPVREITGSGDTLLVGTATPVQDPVVEKVDALPGVASAVRTDDGLLVRLEPGGTAERLVVELVRLDVPVASVGPHRRLEDAFLTLIGGSA
- a CDS encoding rodlin: MKKLWATAAVAASVAGIAGAAAPQALAIGNDHGTTSFSGNGAKQEFGNSATFGDMSPQLSLIQGSLNKPCIGLPAKLNAQSILAAVNVGVQDIPVLSAPQNQQCTENSTQAKGDEPLSHILDDVSALSTQSDNKG
- a CDS encoding APC family permease is translated as MTDTLPPVDTAVTAASDSPQKLKRSIGVVGGTLLTLSCVTPASTLFVIVPDLFSSLGTATALCLAIGALLCIPVAFCYSELGTLVPSAGGEYAIVSTLAGRLAGWLAFVMSLLVVMIVPPVIAMGTADYLAPVVHLDPSLTGAGVMLAATLAGLLDLRANAWITGIFLVLEVVAAGVVALLGFTHTHRGVGSLGSMQIAGEHAHVSPVTAMMVLSGLAIALFATQGFSTAIYLSEELENPRRSVARTVLATLAISSVVILVPVVAITLGAGDLKTLTGGDISSMVIAWSNSAVGTFVSLCVALAIINAGIVMVIQNSRVLFASARDKAWPSPVNNALARLGRFGSPWVATLVVGVPGAFLCFVNLDTLYGVTGVAVTGLYLLVAIAALFARRGAHGGRTAWRMPLWPAMPVLLIAVLVYILVEQDPSYLLWTGAITAVATLYWAFYLRPRRETRWLVSIPEDAVE
- a CDS encoding ABC transporter permease, translating into MSTLTEVASGYQTRHTLPLRVELVRQLKRRRTLVMGAILTLLPFVLLIAFAIGTPHDRGGQITLMDTATASGANFAAVNLFVSVGFLLVIPVALFCGDTVASEAGWSSLRYLLAAPVPRARLLWSKLVVALGLSLAAMVLLPVVALAVGTAAYGWGPLQIPTGGALDTGTAVQRLVVTVAYVFVSQLVTAGLAFWLSTKTDAPLGAVGGAVGLTIVGNVLDAVTALGHWRDFLPAHWQFAWADAVQPHAEWSGMIQGSAISVTYALVLFALAFRGFARKDVVS
- the mmsA gene encoding CoA-acylating methylmalonate-semialdehyde dehydrogenase translates to MTKIVNHWIGGKTAEGASGAYGPVTDPATGAVTTKVAFASVEEVDAAVAAAKEAFVTWGQSSLAKRTEILFRFRALLDANRDAIAELITAEHGKVHSDALGEVARGLEIVDLACGINVQLKGELSTQVASRVDVSSLRQPLGVVAGITPFNFPAMVPMWMFPIAIACGNTFVLKPSEKDPSASVKIAELLAEAGLPDGVFNVVHGDKVAVDRLLEHPDVKAVSFVGSTPIARYIHTTASAHGKRVQALGGAKNHMLVLPDADLDAAADAAVSAAYGSAGERCMAISAVVAVGSIGDQLVDKIRERAEKIKIGPGNDPTSEMGPLITAAHRDKVASYVAGAGAEGAEVVLDGTGYTVEGFEDGHWIGISLLDRVPTSAKAYQDEIFGPVLCVLRAETYEEGLALINASPFGNGTAIFTRDGGAARRFQLEVEAGMVGVNVPIPVPVGYHSFGGWKDSLFGDHHIYGNDGTHFYTRGKVVTTRWPDPADAPAGVDLGFPRNH